The Alphaproteobacteria bacterium GM7ARS4 genome includes a region encoding these proteins:
- a CDS encoding 3-deoxy-D-manno-octulosonic acid transferase, which translates to MPLTRLLLLYRIVWSVAQWLSPLFLLYRLLKGKEDYPRLMERYGYGRTKRPKDTPLLWFHAASVGEYLSVLPLIESLGDDIPILLTTHTVTSAQLATQRNPRHVLHRYICLDAPSHVKRFLDYWRPSVALWVESELWPNLLIETRKRHIPIILLNARMSQQSHKRWMMFKKTSRYLMRCVDLCLAQNEEQASSFRSLGCHPVYCVGNIKEAAHPLPHNPHRLTLWKNALHKPQERPIWIAASTHQGEEQWVAHAHHMLTPSHPNLVTFLAPRHPNRTRHIAKSLEPDTRIFLHSQHTDPPPCAQDFIYIIDTVGMLGLFYRLAHVAFMGGSLIPHGGQNPLEAARLDCAIITGQHYHNFTKIYDLLAQEQAAHIITHGDQLGPYLQKTLATDTMNIMRTNAKRLVTRDTHHILQQYKNCILPWLDRGIDHGIDHDPTA; encoded by the coding sequence ATGCCCTTGACACGCTTGTTACTGCTGTATCGTATCGTGTGGTCTGTCGCCCAGTGGCTTTCCCCCCTCTTCCTGCTGTATCGTCTCCTCAAGGGGAAAGAAGACTATCCCCGCCTCATGGAACGTTATGGCTACGGACGAACAAAGCGCCCAAAAGACACCCCCCTCCTGTGGTTTCATGCGGCCAGTGTTGGCGAGTATCTGTCTGTCCTCCCCCTCATAGAGTCCTTAGGCGACGACATCCCCATTCTCCTCACAACCCACACCGTCACCTCAGCCCAACTCGCCACACAGCGCAACCCTCGCCATGTCCTCCACCGCTATATCTGCCTCGATGCCCCTTCCCATGTGAAGCGTTTCCTCGACTATTGGCGACCCTCCGTTGCCCTCTGGGTCGAATCAGAACTCTGGCCCAATCTCCTCATAGAGACTCGCAAACGCCATATACCGATCATCCTCCTCAATGCCCGTATGTCGCAACAGAGCCACAAACGCTGGATGATGTTCAAAAAAACCAGTCGCTACCTCATGCGCTGTGTCGACCTGTGTCTCGCCCAAAATGAAGAGCAAGCATCCTCTTTTCGCTCCCTAGGATGTCATCCCGTCTATTGTGTTGGCAATATCAAAGAAGCCGCCCATCCCTTGCCCCATAACCCGCATCGCCTCACGCTGTGGAAAAATGCCTTGCACAAACCACAGGAACGCCCCATATGGATTGCCGCCAGCACCCACCAAGGCGAAGAACAATGGGTCGCCCACGCCCACCACATGCTCACACCATCCCATCCTAACCTTGTCACATTCCTCGCCCCACGCCATCCCAATAGAACACGCCATATCGCCAAAAGCCTCGAACCAGACACACGCATCTTCCTCCACTCCCAACATACAGACCCCCCCCCATGCGCACAGGATTTTATCTATATTATCGATACAGTCGGCATGCTCGGATTGTTCTATCGCCTCGCCCATGTGGCCTTTATGGGAGGCTCTCTCATCCCCCATGGCGGACAAAATCCACTGGAAGCAGCGCGCCTCGATTGTGCCATCATCACAGGACAACACTACCATAATTTTACAAAAATCTATGACCTCTTAGCACAAGAACAAGCCGCCCATATCATCACCCATGGCGACCAATTAGGACCTTACCTACAAAAAACCCTCGCCACAGACACCATGAACATCATGCGCACCAACGCAAAACGCCTCGTCACCCGCGACACACATCATATCCTCCAACAATACAAAAATTGTATCCTCCCATGGCTTGACCGTGGGATTGACCATGGGATTGACCATGACCCGACAGCATAA
- a CDS encoding ATP-binding cassette domain-containing protein translates to MAGRSVTAGSTTTQKKIGIMARIGATLSDWWGLLKSIFTHDVGVASTQKEKTKKEKIKKDKSTMKRLFGTYFARHWPSLTVAIFFMAIVAIATTSKAWLMKPILDSIFIERSRQTLTYIPIMIFVIFAIRGIAEYLGSIIMNRVMALASSQIRLDIFGHLLRCDLSYFHENESGKLVSKFTSVAQSVAGGFITTLVILCKDCMLLLALMALMIMQDWRMFLVIVVVFSLGLIVMTYKSKDLAGDVTREKHKVAGNINSFLSQAFQGIRQIKAFQMERVESNKAKAFFSDNANIETKQVQVEALRRPMVDMLAGIAIGSALAYGGSRVLDGEMSPGSFFVFVTSAFIIYRPLKNITTVKAKIGACLTSAEGVFDTIDNAPNIVNHPKAKALVPAPHYHIDFKDVGFSYGGKAKKKKTKEKEEDEKKTFALDELNISVEAGKTTALVGPSGGGKSTIFNLIPRFYDVHKGAIEINGSDIRMLTIRSLRAHIALVSQDIFLMNDTIAENIKLGATGRTTKTAIVDAAKRAAAHDFIMALPKGYDTPIGENGVSLSGGQRQRISIARAIIKNAPILLLDEATSSLDSESESLIQSSLKELRKDRTTLVIAHRLSTIRDADKIYVILNGQVAEHGTHSQLCRKTSSLYKQMLEKQSGSIFVDMQDNDTQEDDTDKTKQQQEETKKPTKKKKKSEKNKETAPSTKKTSADITTLHPRHAKKQKIKAQRKKTAKEGDTPKKASASSGG, encoded by the coding sequence ATGGCGGGGCGTAGCGTTACAGCAGGAAGCACCACAACACAAAAGAAAATAGGCATCATGGCGAGGATAGGGGCAACCTTGTCCGATTGGTGGGGACTCCTGAAAAGCATCTTCACACACGATGTGGGCGTCGCATCAACACAGAAGGAAAAAACAAAAAAAGAAAAGATTAAGAAAGATAAGTCGACCATGAAACGCCTCTTCGGGACGTATTTTGCTCGACATTGGCCTTCCCTCACCGTTGCCATTTTTTTCATGGCCATTGTCGCCATCGCCACGACATCAAAGGCATGGCTTATGAAACCTATCCTAGATAGCATCTTCATCGAGAGAAGTCGCCAGACACTCACATACATTCCTATCATGATTTTTGTCATTTTTGCCATACGTGGTATTGCCGAATATCTTGGCTCTATCATCATGAATCGCGTCATGGCGCTGGCATCATCGCAAATTCGCCTCGATATCTTCGGACATCTCCTTCGATGCGACCTCTCCTACTTCCACGAGAATGAAAGCGGAAAACTTGTCTCCAAATTCACATCTGTCGCCCAAAGTGTTGCCGGCGGCTTCATTACGACTCTTGTCATTCTATGCAAAGATTGCATGCTCTTGTTGGCCTTGATGGCGCTCATGATCATGCAAGATTGGCGCATGTTCCTTGTCATCGTTGTCGTCTTCTCCCTTGGCCTCATCGTCATGACATACAAGAGCAAAGACCTCGCTGGCGATGTCACGCGGGAAAAGCATAAAGTGGCGGGCAATATCAATTCCTTCCTGAGCCAAGCGTTTCAGGGCATACGACAAATCAAGGCGTTCCAAATGGAACGCGTGGAAAGCAATAAGGCGAAGGCGTTCTTCAGCGATAATGCCAACATCGAAACCAAGCAAGTGCAAGTGGAAGCCCTCAGAAGACCGATGGTGGACATGCTGGCAGGCATCGCCATTGGCTCTGCCTTAGCCTATGGCGGGTCAAGGGTGCTCGATGGTGAAATGAGCCCCGGCTCTTTCTTTGTCTTCGTGACATCTGCCTTCATTATCTACCGCCCTCTCAAAAATATCACGACCGTCAAGGCAAAAATTGGCGCATGTCTTACCTCTGCCGAAGGTGTCTTTGACACCATTGACAATGCGCCCAATATCGTCAATCATCCTAAGGCAAAAGCCCTCGTCCCCGCCCCGCATTACCATATTGATTTCAAAGATGTTGGCTTCTCTTATGGCGGCAAGGCGAAAAAGAAGAAAACAAAGGAGAAAGAAGAAGACGAGAAAAAAACCTTTGCCCTCGACGAGCTCAATATCTCTGTAGAGGCAGGGAAAACGACGGCGCTCGTTGGCCCATCAGGAGGCGGCAAATCCACCATCTTCAATCTTATCCCGCGCTTTTATGATGTCCACAAGGGCGCTATAGAAATCAACGGTAGCGACATACGCATGCTCACCATTCGGTCGCTACGCGCCCATATTGCCCTCGTCAGTCAAGATATTTTCCTCATGAATGATACCATTGCCGAAAATATCAAATTAGGGGCGACAGGACGCACCACAAAAACCGCCATCGTCGACGCCGCCAAACGCGCCGCCGCCCATGACTTCATCATGGCACTCCCCAAGGGCTATGATACACCCATCGGCGAAAATGGCGTGAGCCTCTCAGGAGGACAAAGGCAACGCATCTCCATCGCTCGCGCCATCATAAAAAATGCGCCCATCCTCCTTCTCGATGAAGCAACATCATCCCTCGACTCCGAATCAGAAAGCCTCATCCAAAGCAGTCTCAAAGAACTACGTAAGGATAGGACAACCCTCGTCATCGCCCACCGCCTCTCTACCATACGCGACGCCGACAAAATCTACGTCATCCTCAACGGACAAGTGGCAGAACACGGAACCCATAGCCAATTATGTAGAAAAACATCAAGCCTCTACAAACAAATGCTCGAAAAACAATCGGGAAGTATCTTTGTCGATATGCAAGACAACGACACACAGGAGGATGATACGGATAAGACCAAACAGCAACAGGAAGAAACAAAAAAACCCACCAAAAAGAAGAAGAAGAGTGAGAAGAATAAAGAAACAGCGCCGTCAACAAAAAAGACATCTGCCGACATCACAACATTGCACCCCCGCCATGCAAAAAAACAAAAGATAAAAGCACAAAGAAAAAAGACAGCAAAAGAAGGCGATACGCCCAAAAAAGCGTCAGCGTCGTCAGGAGGGTGA
- a CDS encoding CBS domain-containing protein, which yields MQRKIIPDVINQPVIHSVPSDSSEEHNVGALIVFDGQKNLTGIISERDILHKIVAAGKDAKKILVREVMTPNPHVINKDDTAIHALKIFSEQSYRHLPVTENGVVLGLVSIRDIFKVCLEQFEEDLEQRDQFIRGENYGGA from the coding sequence ATGCAACGTAAAATCATCCCCGATGTCATTAATCAACCCGTCATCCATTCCGTCCCGTCCGACAGCTCAGAAGAGCATAATGTGGGCGCACTCATTGTCTTCGATGGGCAAAAGAACCTCACAGGCATTATCAGCGAACGAGATATTCTCCATAAGATTGTCGCAGCAGGCAAAGATGCAAAAAAAATCCTCGTGCGAGAGGTCATGACGCCAAATCCCCACGTCATCAATAAAGACGATACCGCCATCCATGCCCTCAAAATTTTCTCTGAACAATCATACCGCCATCTCCCCGTCACAGAAAACGGCGTCGTTCTGGGGCTTGTCTCCATACGGGATATTTTTAAAGTGTGCCTAGAGCAATTCGAGGAAGACCTCGAGCAAAGAGACCAATTCATTCGAGGGGAAAATTATGGCGGGGCGTAG
- a CDS encoding aspartate carbamoyltransferase catalytic subunit yields the protein MNAKRHILSMEGMPRDDIDVLLNKAERFLEDWKGGAMPSKPLAGRRVTNLFFENSTRTRTSFELAGKHLGATVINMSVSASSIKKGETLLDTAATLNAMGTDILVVRHPCSGAVELLSRQMCCCVINAGDGMHEHPTQGLVDALAIRRRKGKIEGLKIVICGDVKHSRVARSNIHVLSALHGSVHIMAPPTLVPFGIEDLGVCVHGQIGDALRDADVIMMLRVQRERVQGSFVPSVREYYHFFGIDKEKMKGASPDAVLMHPGPVNRGVEIDSALADDIDRSLIAQQVEVGVAVRMACLQWVLE from the coding sequence ATGAACGCCAAGCGCCATATTCTCAGCATGGAGGGCATGCCTCGTGACGATATAGATGTGCTTTTAAATAAGGCGGAGCGTTTTTTAGAAGATTGGAAGGGAGGGGCGATGCCATCGAAGCCTCTTGCTGGGCGAAGGGTGACGAATTTATTTTTTGAGAATTCGACACGCACCCGCACCTCTTTTGAGTTAGCGGGGAAGCATTTAGGGGCGACAGTCATCAACATGTCGGTGTCAGCCAGTTCCATTAAGAAGGGCGAGACATTATTGGATACGGCGGCGACTCTCAATGCGATGGGCACTGATATTTTGGTGGTGCGTCATCCATGTTCTGGCGCCGTAGAATTATTGTCTCGTCAGATGTGTTGTTGCGTCATCAATGCTGGTGATGGGATGCATGAGCATCCCACGCAAGGGTTGGTTGATGCGTTGGCGATTCGTCGGCGCAAGGGCAAGATAGAGGGTTTAAAGATTGTTATCTGTGGCGATGTGAAGCATTCTCGTGTTGCGCGTTCGAACATTCATGTCTTGTCGGCATTGCATGGGTCGGTGCATATTATGGCGCCTCCGACTCTTGTGCCGTTTGGCATAGAGGATTTAGGTGTGTGTGTGCATGGGCAGATAGGGGATGCGTTGCGGGATGCCGATGTTATTATGATGTTGCGTGTGCAGAGGGAGCGTGTGCAGGGTTCTTTTGTTCCTAGTGTTCGAGAGTATTATCATTTTTTTGGGATTGATAAGGAGAAGATGAAGGGCGCGTCTCCTGATGCGGTGCTCATGCATCCTGGTCCTGTGAATCGCGGGGTTGAGATCGATAGCGCGTTAGCCGATGATATTGACAGGAGTCTCATAGCGCAACAAGTGGAGGTTGGTGTGGCGGTGCGTATGGCGTGTTTGCAATGGGTGCTTGAGTGA
- the pyrC gene encoding dihydroorotase, with protein sequence MQRNFPLLALVGGRLLDPATGYDEEGILLIKEGRIEAWGDGVSLPESSDILSIDCRGLCLSPGLVDMRACICEPFDEHRETIASCAHAAVAGGITTVLCMGSGSFGIESVELVGFVQRRVRAAKAAKMYPCATLTRHAHGEDINNIGLLMEEGALAFCDGWRYVRDSHIMRQALCYGRYFDALIMHHTQDVSLSRGGVMNEGALATRLGLEGITPLAETIGLVRDIVLLHGEAARYHANHITTARSVDIVSEAKAQGLDITCDTSPPYFMLNEQAVADYRTYARLDPPLRAETDRMAMIEGLKRGVIDIIVSDHIPHDRESKRVPFEQAEAGAVGLETMLSLVLHLVHHGAMPLLDALKKVTWAPAQRLGLEAGAFKEGGAADITIFDMNRSWRVHADAFVSKSHNTPFDGMVLQGRAVMTIVDGRIVYTLHGDGCRHSH encoded by the coding sequence ATGCAACGGAATTTTCCGTTGTTGGCGCTCGTTGGCGGTCGCCTGTTGGACCCAGCGACGGGCTATGACGAAGAGGGTATCCTTCTTATCAAGGAGGGGAGAATAGAGGCGTGGGGCGATGGTGTTTCTCTTCCCGAGTCATCTGATATATTGTCCATTGATTGTCGGGGTTTGTGTCTTTCGCCGGGTTTAGTGGATATGCGCGCCTGTATTTGTGAGCCTTTTGACGAGCATAGAGAGACGATAGCGTCCTGTGCCCATGCGGCTGTTGCTGGCGGGATTACGACGGTTCTGTGTATGGGGAGCGGTTCTTTTGGCATAGAGAGTGTCGAATTGGTGGGTTTTGTGCAAAGGCGTGTGCGCGCGGCGAAGGCGGCAAAGATGTATCCTTGTGCCACGTTGACGCGCCATGCGCATGGCGAGGACATTAACAATATCGGTCTTCTTATGGAGGAGGGCGCTTTAGCCTTTTGCGATGGTTGGCGCTATGTGCGCGACAGCCATATCATGCGTCAAGCCTTATGCTATGGGCGTTATTTTGATGCGCTCATTATGCATCACACGCAAGATGTGTCTTTGAGCAGGGGGGGCGTGATGAACGAAGGGGCTCTTGCCACCCGTCTCGGTTTAGAGGGCATCACGCCTCTTGCCGAGACGATAGGACTAGTGCGTGATATTGTGTTGTTGCATGGGGAGGCGGCGCGCTACCATGCGAATCACATCACGACGGCGCGTTCGGTTGATATTGTCAGTGAGGCGAAAGCTCAGGGGCTTGACATCACATGCGACACGTCGCCTCCGTATTTTATGCTGAATGAGCAGGCGGTTGCTGATTATCGCACGTATGCGCGTTTAGACCCGCCTTTACGGGCGGAGACGGACCGCATGGCGATGATTGAGGGGCTTAAGCGTGGCGTCATTGACATTATTGTGTCTGACCATATTCCCCATGACCGAGAGAGCAAGCGTGTGCCGTTTGAGCAAGCTGAGGCGGGGGCTGTGGGCTTGGAGACGATGTTATCCCTTGTGTTGCATTTGGTGCATCATGGGGCTATGCCGTTATTGGATGCCTTGAAAAAGGTGACGTGGGCGCCAGCTCAGCGTTTAGGCCTTGAGGCGGGCGCGTTCAAAGAGGGTGGTGCTGCCGACATCACCATTTTTGACATGAATCGGTCGTGGCGTGTGCATGCGGATGCCTTTGTCAGCAAGTCCCATAACACGCCTTTTGACGGCATGGTCTTGCAAGGGCGCGCCGTTATGACCATTGTGGATGGGCGTATTGTTTATACGTTGCATGGGGATGGCTGTCGCCATTCCCATTGA
- the plsY gene encoding glycerol-3-phosphate 1-O-acyltransferase PlsY, which yields MVIRGGLVVFTAYCIGSITFGLVISKLWKSRDPRLEGSGNVGATNVYRVLGKAGGMLTLLSDGGKGFLVVYGGGWYGMSSGLFPSSHGHVLEALVLIAVILGHIFPIWFRWKGGKGVATSAGACLALSVPLALLCAGIWLFVFLAFRYVSLASLVAGLCAPVSALFFLEERLYAYALFFLLLLVIFTHRQNIRRLWRGEEASFRGGGVL from the coding sequence ATGGTGATACGTGGGGGCTTGGTTGTTTTCACGGCCTATTGTATTGGGAGTATCACGTTTGGTTTGGTGATCAGCAAACTATGGAAGAGTCGCGACCCACGCCTTGAAGGCTCTGGTAACGTTGGTGCGACCAATGTGTATCGTGTGCTTGGCAAGGCTGGTGGGATGTTGACGCTTTTGAGTGATGGCGGCAAAGGTTTTCTTGTCGTTTATGGCGGGGGGTGGTATGGCATGTCCAGTGGTTTATTTCCCTCGTCCCATGGGCATGTGTTAGAGGCGCTTGTGCTCATAGCGGTGATTTTGGGTCATATTTTTCCCATATGGTTTCGCTGGAAGGGCGGTAAAGGCGTCGCGACGAGCGCGGGCGCGTGCCTTGCCTTGTCTGTCCCTCTGGCGTTGTTATGTGCTGGCATATGGCTTTTTGTGTTTCTTGCGTTTCGTTATGTCTCTTTGGCGTCTCTTGTGGCGGGTTTATGTGCGCCTGTGAGCGCGTTATTTTTTCTCGAGGAGCGTCTCTATGCCTATGCCCTTTTCTTTTTATTGTTGTTGGTCATTTTTACCCATCGCCAGAATATCAGGCGTTTATGGCGGGGAGAGGAGGCATCTTTTCGCGGTGGTGGCGTGTTGTGA
- the dprA gene encoding DNA-protecting protein DprA, translated as MMGRSSDMQEERLAWLHLARAVGVGPVRHRRLVEQFGSARQALVALREATKRRETLIHGKIVIPARREIEEEWFRVHDMGGSILTLLDDAYPPQLALINQAPLVLTVLGRKELLQRQMVGVVGSRHPSLNSSMFIEKLARALAEHGFVVVSGMAHGIDSAAHKGALSGGTVAVLACGVDVVYPPENERLYRQLSDVGALLSEEALGAPPHAKLFPKRNRIIAGLSLGLVVMDAKARSGSLITADYALSYHREIFAVPGSPQDPRSYGANFLIQQGAVLVSTVDDILRHITARQERMEQSKDVRFLHQECDHPVATPLPSGKALVDMRRSILSLLDAVPLAMDIVIEKSACPPSHVAYILLELDLEGRLEYHQGNKVSLVM; from the coding sequence ATGATGGGGCGTTCTTCTGACATGCAAGAAGAGCGTTTGGCGTGGCTTCATCTTGCGCGTGCGGTAGGGGTTGGTCCTGTGCGTCATCGCCGTTTGGTTGAGCAATTTGGGAGTGCTCGACAGGCTCTTGTGGCGTTGCGGGAGGCGACAAAGCGTCGTGAGACGCTGATTCATGGGAAGATTGTCATTCCAGCGCGGCGTGAGATAGAGGAAGAATGGTTTCGTGTCCATGATATGGGCGGGTCGATTCTTACCCTCCTTGATGATGCCTATCCTCCCCAATTGGCGCTCATCAATCAAGCGCCTCTTGTTCTGACGGTTCTTGGGCGTAAGGAATTGTTGCAAAGACAGATGGTGGGGGTTGTTGGGTCTCGCCATCCTTCCCTCAATTCGTCTATGTTTATCGAGAAATTGGCAAGGGCGTTAGCAGAGCATGGCTTTGTCGTTGTGTCGGGGATGGCGCATGGGATTGACTCGGCTGCCCATAAGGGGGCGTTATCGGGAGGCACGGTGGCTGTGTTGGCGTGTGGTGTTGATGTCGTCTATCCTCCAGAGAATGAACGTCTCTATCGGCAGCTGAGCGATGTGGGGGCGTTGCTCAGCGAAGAGGCGTTGGGAGCGCCTCCTCATGCGAAGCTCTTTCCTAAGCGCAATCGTATCATCGCCGGCTTATCTTTGGGTCTTGTCGTGATGGATGCGAAGGCGCGGTCTGGCTCTTTGATTACGGCAGATTATGCCTTATCGTATCATCGTGAGATTTTTGCTGTGCCTGGCTCTCCTCAGGACCCTCGTAGTTATGGCGCGAATTTTCTTATTCAGCAAGGCGCTGTCCTCGTCTCGACAGTGGACGACATTTTACGTCATATCACGGCGCGCCAAGAGCGCATGGAGCAGTCGAAAGATGTGCGTTTTCTTCACCAAGAGTGTGACCATCCTGTTGCGACTCCCCTTCCTAGCGGTAAGGCGCTTGTGGATATGCGGCGTTCCATCTTATCTTTGCTGGATGCTGTGCCTTTGGCTATGGATATTGTCATAGAAAAAAGCGCTTGTCCTCCTTCCCATGTTGCCTATATTTTGCTCGAATTGGATTTAGAGGGTCGTTTAGAGTATCATCAGGGGAACAAGGTGAGTCTTGTGATGTGA
- the topA gene encoding type I DNA topoisomerase yields MMDVVIVESPAKAKTIHKYLGGHYRILASFGHVRDLPVKEGSVRPDEDFHMVWEVMAKARKTLKDITSSLRHARHVYLATDPDREGEAISWHIVEFLAKEGVLGSLSVRRVVFHEITKEAVVQAFSSSRAIDMRLVEAYLARRALDYLVGFTLSPVLWRKLPGSRSAGRVQSVALRMVCDRENEIGLFRPREYWQLHGHFFDERDKARAEGDAYPIRAKLVSYGGKALGQFDLDKEKAEHIKEALSACHWHVAEIVARQEKRKPYPPFITSTLQQAASRLLGFSAKQTMTIAQKLYDGSALRSEEGGLITYMRTDSTALSRVAIETIRDLIVKDYGKAYLPSSPIVYKGKAKNAQEAHEAIRPTDCRVMPSAVRSRLDSDCYRLYELIWRRAMASQMESARMERVRVDIVNGEGGEESSAVMRANGSSILFDGFLRLYQEDKEREDGKADDKKEGRLPPLRQGMALALASMEASQHFTKPPPRFTEASLVKTLEEEGIGRPSTYASIISVLRDREYVAIESRRFTATVRGRVVSAFLDNFFHRYIQNDFTSQLEDQLDAVSRGEKGWKDLLRDFWCDFVKSIDKTKDMPTREVIDVLNDVLKSFLFGEDEAQRVCPQCKDGTLGIKLSRYGPFIGCSLYPKCVYTRAFEAYNAHDDTSDGADGKKILSPHEVLGVDPVTKGDVSLRRGPYGFYIQLERPTDGTSEGKPSSSKKPKRVSLNNLPAYPPETMTLETALRLLALPRVIGEHPQKKGDMVVSNGPYGPYIYHDGLYASLRPEDDILEVGMNRAVVLLAEAEEKRKARIIREIGTDPHEGGVVRIEKSRFGPCIVHGKQRAYLGKGIDTQTMDAYTLEDALALLAENVKKTRAKTKTKTTTRKRATGKKAGM; encoded by the coding sequence ATGATGGATGTCGTGATTGTTGAGTCGCCAGCGAAAGCGAAGACAATTCATAAATATCTAGGGGGGCATTATAGGATTTTGGCGAGTTTCGGGCATGTGCGCGATCTTCCTGTGAAGGAGGGCTCTGTGCGTCCAGACGAGGACTTTCACATGGTGTGGGAGGTCATGGCGAAGGCGCGCAAGACTCTCAAGGACATCACGTCATCTTTGCGTCATGCGCGTCATGTCTATTTGGCGACAGACCCTGATAGGGAGGGCGAGGCGATTTCGTGGCACATTGTTGAGTTTCTCGCCAAAGAGGGTGTTTTAGGCTCACTCAGTGTGCGGCGCGTTGTATTCCATGAGATCACGAAAGAGGCGGTTGTGCAGGCGTTTTCCTCTTCTCGCGCCATCGACATGCGCTTGGTGGAGGCGTATCTGGCGCGTCGGGCGTTAGATTATCTTGTGGGGTTCACCTTGTCGCCTGTTTTGTGGCGTAAACTTCCGGGCAGTCGGTCGGCGGGTCGCGTGCAATCGGTGGCGTTGCGTATGGTGTGCGATAGGGAGAACGAGATAGGCTTATTTCGTCCTCGGGAGTATTGGCAGCTTCACGGCCATTTTTTTGATGAACGCGACAAGGCCAGAGCGGAGGGCGATGCCTATCCTATCCGTGCGAAACTTGTGTCCTATGGCGGCAAGGCTCTTGGTCAGTTTGACCTTGATAAGGAGAAGGCAGAACATATCAAGGAGGCCTTATCGGCATGTCACTGGCATGTGGCGGAGATTGTCGCACGTCAGGAGAAGCGCAAGCCCTATCCGCCTTTTATCACATCGACATTACAGCAAGCGGCGTCTCGTCTTTTAGGCTTTTCGGCCAAGCAGACCATGACGATCGCGCAGAAGCTCTATGACGGCAGTGCGTTGCGTTCTGAGGAGGGGGGATTGATTACCTATATGCGCACCGATTCGACCGCATTATCTCGTGTGGCGATAGAGACCATACGCGACCTTATCGTCAAGGACTATGGGAAGGCGTATCTTCCCTCCTCGCCCATTGTCTATAAGGGGAAGGCGAAGAATGCCCAAGAGGCTCACGAGGCGATACGTCCCACCGATTGTCGCGTGATGCCTTCTGCTGTGCGTTCACGTCTCGATAGTGATTGTTATCGCCTTTACGAGTTGATATGGCGGCGTGCGATGGCGAGCCAGATGGAGAGCGCCCGTATGGAGCGCGTCCGTGTGGATATTGTCAATGGCGAAGGTGGTGAGGAGTCGTCAGCTGTCATGCGCGCCAACGGCTCGTCGATTCTTTTCGATGGTTTTTTGCGTCTGTATCAAGAGGATAAAGAGCGTGAAGACGGCAAGGCTGATGATAAGAAGGAAGGGCGTCTTCCTCCCTTGCGTCAAGGCATGGCTTTAGCGCTTGCGTCGATGGAGGCGAGTCAGCATTTCACCAAGCCTCCCCCCCGTTTCACCGAAGCGAGTCTCGTGAAAACATTGGAGGAAGAGGGGATAGGGCGTCCTTCCACCTATGCCTCTATTATCAGTGTTTTACGGGACAGGGAATATGTGGCGATAGAGTCCAGACGTTTCACGGCGACGGTGCGCGGGCGGGTTGTGAGCGCGTTCCTCGATAATTTTTTCCATCGCTATATCCAAAATGATTTCACGTCCCAATTGGAAGACCAGTTGGATGCAGTCTCGCGGGGAGAGAAGGGGTGGAAAGACCTCTTGCGTGACTTTTGGTGCGATTTTGTGAAGAGCATTGACAAGACGAAAGACATGCCGACCCGTGAGGTTATCGATGTTCTCAATGACGTCTTAAAGTCTTTTTTGTTTGGCGAGGACGAGGCACAGCGTGTTTGCCCTCAATGTAAGGATGGCACATTGGGGATTAAACTCAGCCGTTATGGCCCCTTCATTGGCTGTTCTCTTTATCCTAAATGTGTTTATACGCGCGCCTTCGAGGCCTACAACGCCCATGATGACACGTCTGATGGCGCTGATGGTAAGAAGATTCTCTCACCCCATGAAGTGCTGGGCGTTGACCCTGTGACGAAGGGCGATGTGAGTTTACGTAGGGGGCCTTATGGGTTTTATATCCAATTGGAGCGCCCAACGGATGGCACAAGCGAGGGTAAACCCTCTTCCTCTAAAAAGCCGAAACGGGTTTCTTTGAACAATTTACCGGCCTATCCCCCTGAGACGATGACGTTGGAGACGGCATTGCGTCTATTGGCTTTGCCTCGTGTCATAGGGGAACATCCGCAGAAGAAAGGGGATATGGTTGTCAGCAACGGTCCTTATGGTCCGTATATTTACCATGATGGTCTCTATGCTTCCTTACGCCCTGAGGATGATATTTTAGAGGTAGGGATGAATCGCGCTGTCGTTTTATTGGCGGAGGCAGAAGAGAAACGCAAAGCGCGTATTATCAGGGAGATAGGGACAGATCCCCATGAGGGAGGGGTCGTGCGCATCGAGAAGAGTCGCTTTGGTCCTTGCATTGTTCATGGCAAACAGCGCGCCTATTTAGGCAAAGGGATTGATACGCAGACGATGGATGCGTATACGTTGGAGGACGCTTTGGCCCTTTTGGCAGAAAACGTCAAAAAGACGCGCGCAAAGACAAAGACAAAAACGACAACAAGGAAGAGGGCGACAGGCAAGAAGGCGGGGATGTGA